In Bosea sp. PAMC 26642, the DNA window CCGGCCGAAATTCGATTTGCGCGTCGCAGCCTACGGCACGGTCGATGAGACCAACTCCTGCATCGGCCTCGCCCGGCTCCACGCCGCCACCGAGGCCGCAGATCTCGACGCCATGCTCGGCCGCATCAGCAACGACCTGTTCGATCTCGGAGCCGACCTCTCGACGCCCGACACAGGCGAGGCGATGGCGTTCGAGCCCCTGCGCATCGTCCAGGCCCAGGTCGACCGCATCGAGGCCGAGATCGACCGGCTCAACGGCGAACTCGCGCCGCTGCGCTCCTTCGTGCTGCCCGGAGGAACACCGGCCGCCACCTATCTCCATCTGGCACGAACCGTCAGCCGCCGTGCCGAGCGCCTGATGGTCGAACTGTCCCACACCGAAGGCGAGACGGTCGGCGGTCCGGCGCTGAAATACATCAACCGCCTCTCCGATTTTCTCTTCGTCGCCTCCCGCTATCTCAACGCCAGGGCCGGGGGCGACGTGCTCTGGGTGCCCGGTCAGAACCGCTGAGGTCGGCGATGTTCGTGCCGCTGCATGATGGCGTGCCGCTGCGCTTCATGCGCGCGCCCTATGTCACCTATGTGCTGATCAGCCTTTGCATCGCGCTCTACCTCACGATCACGCTGCGGCAGAGCGAAGCAGGCCAGATCGCGGTAGCTGCCGGCTTCGGCCTGATCCCCTCGGTCTTGTTCGGCGCAGCCCAGCTGCCGCTCGATCTGGTTCAGGCGCCCAGCTGGCTCACGCTTTTCAGCAACATCTTCCTGCATGCGAGTTTCGCGCATCTTGCCGGCAACATGCTCTTTCTCTGGGTCTTCGGCGACAATGTCGAGGACGCCATGGGCCATGCACGTTTCCTGCTGTTCTTCGTGCTCTGCGGGCTCGCCGGCTCCCTGCTCCATGCCGTGGTGAACCCCGCCTCCGACCAGCCGTTGATCGGCGCCTCGGGCGCGATCTCCGGTGCGATCGTCTCCTATTTGATGCTCTATCCGAAGGTCCGGATCTGGGGGCTCGCCTTCAACTGGATTCCCGTCCACATCAGCGCGCTTTACGCCATCGGCGCCTGGATCCTGTTCCAGCTTGTCGCGGCCTTTCTCGATCCGCAGGGCCATGTCGGCTGGTGGGCCCATCTCGGCGGGTTGGGTGCAGGGGCTGCGCTGACGCCGATCTTCATCCATCGCGGCGTGGCGCTGTTCGGGCGCCCGAGACCGGGATGAATCGCACGGCCAAAGC includes these proteins:
- a CDS encoding cob(I)yrinic acid a,c-diamide adenosyltransferase, whose protein sequence is MVKLNRIYTRTGDDGSTGLTTGPRRPKFDLRVAAYGTVDETNSCIGLARLHAATEAADLDAMLGRISNDLFDLGADLSTPDTGEAMAFEPLRIVQAQVDRIEAEIDRLNGELAPLRSFVLPGGTPAATYLHLARTVSRRAERLMVELSHTEGETVGGPALKYINRLSDFLFVASRYLNARAGGDVLWVPGQNR
- a CDS encoding rhomboid family intramembrane serine protease, which gives rise to MFVPLHDGVPLRFMRAPYVTYVLISLCIALYLTITLRQSEAGQIAVAAGFGLIPSVLFGAAQLPLDLVQAPSWLTLFSNIFLHASFAHLAGNMLFLWVFGDNVEDAMGHARFLLFFVLCGLAGSLLHAVVNPASDQPLIGASGAISGAIVSYLMLYPKVRIWGLAFNWIPVHISALYAIGAWILFQLVAAFLDPQGHVGWWAHLGGLGAGAALTPIFIHRGVALFGRPRPG